One part of the uncultured Celeribacter sp. genome encodes these proteins:
- a CDS encoding crotonase/enoyl-CoA hydratase family protein, whose translation MTSDILKIEIEGPIATLTMNRPAKRNAMCDELLEAIDGFFSQPPAGVRVVILTGTAGHYCSGLDLSEHVARDAEGTMRHSRGWHGVMDKIQFGGLPVISAMFGAVIGGGLELAASTHVRIAEPSTIFQLPEGMRGIFVGGGASVRIGRILGADRMCEMMLTGRKYTSDEGLALGLTHYAVGEGEAMALARKLAAKIAKNATLSNYMMIQAISRIEDMAKADGLFMESMCAAVSQTSKDAEEGLSAFLEKRAPVFR comes from the coding sequence ATGACCAGTGACATTCTCAAGATCGAAATCGAGGGGCCGATTGCCACTCTGACCATGAACCGCCCGGCCAAGCGCAATGCCATGTGCGATGAGCTTCTGGAGGCGATCGACGGCTTTTTCTCGCAACCGCCTGCGGGCGTGCGGGTTGTGATCCTGACCGGGACGGCGGGGCATTACTGTTCAGGCCTCGACCTGTCGGAACATGTGGCCCGCGATGCTGAAGGTACGATGCGCCATTCCCGGGGCTGGCATGGCGTCATGGACAAGATCCAGTTCGGCGGCCTGCCGGTGATTTCGGCAATGTTCGGCGCGGTGATCGGTGGCGGGCTGGAACTGGCAGCTTCGACCCATGTGCGCATTGCGGAACCCTCGACTATCTTCCAATTGCCCGAAGGGATGCGCGGCATTTTTGTCGGCGGTGGGGCCTCGGTTCGGATCGGGCGTATTCTGGGCGCGGACCGCATGTGCGAGATGATGCTGACGGGCCGCAAATACACCTCCGACGAAGGGTTGGCGCTGGGCCTGACCCATTATGCGGTGGGCGAGGGCGAAGCCATGGCGCTGGCGCGCAAATTGGCCGCGAAGATTGCCAAGAACGCCACTCTGTCAAACTACATGATGATTCAGGCGATCAGCCGGATCGAAGACATGGCCAAGGCCGATGGTCTGTTCATGGAAAGCATGTGCGCTGCCGTGTCTCAGACCAGCAAGGATGCCGAAGAGGGGCTGAGCGCCTTTCTGGAAAAACGCGCGCCGGTGTTTCGCTAG
- a CDS encoding TRAP transporter substrate-binding protein produces the protein MTTMTRRTALASLGAALATPALLKKANAAEVTLRVAHFLPGVAPMQTRFFDVWAKEISEASDGAIEMQMFPAMQLGGKPPQLADQARQGIADISWTLPVYTPDRFPVAETMALPFMVTNAAKTSVAMHQLMEEYGQNEYRGLKPLAFHTHDGGKFHTRGQKINSAEDIKGLKLRAPNQATGEMLALMGAETVFFPVTEMVVGLSNGVIDGCCLPYEVVPAFKLQELTTVSNEPEAGARGIYCNTFSLVMNERKYEGLSDDLRKVIDDHSGIDLSRRLGEQFDEFEAFGRSMVEKQGNEIHTIPAAEVEKWREMATPIYDNWIKKLNDAGHDGAAIVARANELLDAG, from the coding sequence ATGACAACGATGACACGCCGTACGGCGCTTGCAAGCCTGGGGGCCGCTCTGGCCACCCCCGCACTTTTGAAGAAAGCCAACGCGGCCGAAGTGACGCTGCGCGTGGCGCATTTTCTGCCGGGCGTCGCCCCGATGCAGACCCGGTTCTTTGACGTCTGGGCCAAGGAGATCTCCGAGGCCTCTGACGGGGCGATTGAAATGCAGATGTTCCCGGCGATGCAGCTTGGCGGCAAGCCGCCGCAGCTTGCCGATCAGGCGCGTCAGGGAATTGCCGATATTTCCTGGACGCTGCCCGTTTATACACCCGACCGTTTCCCAGTGGCAGAAACCATGGCGCTGCCGTTCATGGTGACCAATGCCGCGAAAACTTCGGTCGCGATGCACCAGCTGATGGAAGAATACGGCCAGAATGAATATCGCGGTCTCAAGCCTCTGGCCTTTCACACCCATGATGGCGGCAAGTTCCATACCCGCGGTCAAAAGATCAACTCGGCGGAGGACATCAAGGGGCTGAAGCTGCGCGCTCCGAATCAGGCCACCGGCGAAATGCTGGCGCTGATGGGGGCGGAAACCGTGTTCTTCCCGGTGACCGAAATGGTCGTCGGGCTGTCGAACGGGGTGATCGACGGCTGCTGTCTGCCTTATGAGGTGGTCCCGGCCTTCAAGCTGCAGGAACTCACCACGGTGTCGAACGAACCGGAAGCGGGCGCGCGCGGCATTTATTGCAACACGTTCTCCTTGGTCATGAATGAGCGCAAATACGAGGGTCTCTCCGACGATCTGCGCAAGGTGATCGACGATCATTCCGGGATCGATCTGTCCCGCCGCCTGGGCGAGCAGTTTGATGAATTCGAAGCCTTCGGCCGTTCGATGGTCGAGAAGCAGGGCAATGAGATTCACACGATACCTGCTGCCGAAGTCGAAAAATGGCGTGAGATGGCAACACCCATCTATGACAACTGGATCAAGAAGTTGAACGATGCCGGGCATGATGGCGCTGCCATTGTGGCCCGCGCCAACGAGCTTCTGGACGCTGGGTGA
- a CDS encoding TRAP transporter substrate-binding protein: protein MFTKTRLLSTIAAATLTATSAFAQDVTLIMHHFLPPVANAHKVMLEPWAEQVEAESDGRIDIQIYPSMSMGGKPSELYSQVRDGTADIVWTLLGYTPGVFPRTEVFELPTVHKGSATDTTVALNASMDLLAEDFKDIHVLFLHANDGNLIHSGTQEVKTFEDVAGLKLRTPSRTGAWLIEAIGAEPVSLPVSAVPEGMAKGVIDGAMTTYEIVPALKLQELDKYTAELPDGDRFGTAVFMVAMNQDAYDRLPDDLKAVIDAHSGMNVAAEIGAMWEGFEDNGINALDAAGVTRTTFSAEDAEKFSAAGDTVVDRWIEEVSGKDIDGAALVDAARAAVASAQDARGSQAD, encoded by the coding sequence ATGTTCACCAAGACCAGACTGCTCAGCACAATCGCCGCCGCTACTCTGACGGCCACATCCGCATTCGCTCAGGATGTCACCCTGATCATGCACCACTTCCTGCCGCCGGTGGCCAATGCCCACAAGGTCATGCTGGAACCCTGGGCTGAACAGGTCGAGGCCGAGAGCGATGGACGCATCGACATTCAGATCTACCCGTCCATGTCCATGGGCGGCAAACCCAGCGAGCTGTACAGCCAGGTGCGCGACGGCACCGCGGACATCGTCTGGACCCTTCTGGGCTACACGCCGGGCGTCTTCCCGCGCACCGAAGTGTTCGAACTACCGACCGTCCACAAGGGCTCTGCGACCGACACCACCGTGGCCCTCAACGCATCGATGGATCTTCTGGCCGAGGACTTCAAAGACATCCACGTCCTGTTCCTGCATGCCAATGACGGCAACCTGATCCATTCGGGCACCCAGGAAGTCAAAACCTTTGAAGATGTCGCGGGTCTGAAACTGCGCACCCCTTCGCGCACCGGCGCCTGGCTGATCGAAGCGATCGGCGCGGAACCTGTCAGCCTGCCCGTTTCCGCCGTGCCTGAAGGCATGGCCAAAGGCGTGATCGACGGGGCCATGACCACCTATGAAATTGTCCCGGCGCTGAAGCTCCAGGAACTCGACAAATACACGGCGGAACTGCCCGATGGCGACCGCTTCGGCACGGCTGTGTTCATGGTCGCCATGAACCAGGACGCCTATGATCGCCTGCCCGACGATCTGAAAGCGGTGATCGACGCCCATTCCGGCATGAATGTCGCCGCCGAGATCGGCGCCATGTGGGAAGGGTTCGAAGACAACGGCATCAACGCTCTGGATGCTGCTGGCGTGACACGCACGACCTTCTCCGCAGAAGATGCCGAAAAATTCTCCGCCGCAGGCGATACGGTCGTTGATCGCTGGATCGAAGAAGTCAGCGGCAAAGACATCGACGGCGCCGCTCTGGTCGATGCCGCCCGTGCCGCCGTCGCCTCCGCACAGGACGCACGCGGCTCACAGGCCGACTGA
- a CDS encoding SDR family NAD(P)-dependent oxidoreductase, giving the protein MQIDGCVAAVTGAGSGLGQATARRLAAQGARVAVLDLSQEAAEHAAAEIGGIGIATDVSDATAVEKAFARIEAELGVPRIVVSCAGIGTASRILPRDGSLTIDSFAKTLNVNLLGTYAVMNIAARAIAKAEPLDDDGARGVIVNTASVAFEDGQIGQAAYSASKGGVASMTLPAARELARFGIRVMAIAPGLFETAMSAGLPDEVRADILKNIPFPNRMGDADEYARLVQQIVENPMLNGTTIRLDAAARMPIK; this is encoded by the coding sequence ATGCAGATTGATGGGTGCGTTGCCGCTGTGACAGGCGCGGGCAGCGGGCTGGGGCAGGCGACGGCCCGGCGGCTGGCGGCACAGGGAGCACGGGTTGCGGTTCTGGATCTGTCGCAGGAGGCCGCAGAGCACGCCGCTGCGGAGATCGGCGGGATTGGCATCGCAACGGATGTCAGCGACGCAACCGCTGTCGAAAAGGCCTTTGCGCGCATTGAGGCGGAGTTGGGCGTGCCACGTATCGTGGTGTCCTGCGCCGGCATCGGCACCGCCAGCCGCATTCTGCCGCGGGATGGATCGCTGACCATCGACAGTTTCGCGAAAACGCTGAATGTAAACCTTCTGGGGACCTATGCGGTGATGAACATCGCGGCGCGGGCTATCGCCAAGGCGGAGCCGCTGGATGATGACGGCGCCCGCGGCGTGATCGTCAACACCGCCTCAGTGGCGTTCGAAGACGGTCAGATCGGGCAGGCGGCCTATTCGGCCTCCAAAGGCGGTGTGGCCTCGATGACTTTGCCCGCCGCGCGTGAATTGGCTCGGTTCGGCATTCGGGTGATGGCGATTGCGCCGGGCCTTTTTGAAACCGCGATGAGCGCCGGGCTGCCCGATGAGGTGCGTGCGGACATCCTCAAGAACATTCCTTTCCCGAACCGGATGGGAGACGCCGACGAATATGCCCGCCTCGTGCAGCAGATCGTTGAAAACCCGATGCTGAACGGCACGACAATCCGGCTCGACGCGGCAGCGCGCATGCCGATCAAATAA
- a CDS encoding TRAP transporter small permease translates to MHAHVTRLADAFAMLGGAILFVIVIVTTTNTSAFILDRILGPMGVNISGLPGYEDFVQLAISGAALLFFPFTQASRGHVAVDLFVANAPMPVKWLLDRMWLSVTTGVALFLAWWMVQGMLEIRSDAAEAGVLGWPIWPFYLPGIASMILWAIVSLSQMFGDNRYA, encoded by the coding sequence ATGCACGCACACGTCACGCGTCTGGCAGACGCATTCGCCATGCTTGGAGGCGCCATCCTCTTTGTCATCGTGATCGTCACCACCACCAACACCAGCGCCTTTATTCTGGACCGCATTCTGGGGCCAATGGGCGTCAATATCTCCGGCCTGCCCGGCTATGAAGACTTCGTTCAGCTCGCCATTTCCGGCGCTGCGCTGTTGTTTTTCCCCTTCACACAGGCCTCTCGCGGACATGTGGCCGTTGATCTGTTTGTCGCCAATGCGCCCATGCCAGTGAAATGGCTTCTGGATCGGATGTGGCTCAGCGTCACCACCGGTGTCGCGCTCTTCCTTGCCTGGTGGATGGTGCAGGGCATGCTCGAAATCCGCTCGGATGCTGCCGAAGCCGGTGTGCTCGGCTGGCCGATCTGGCCCTTCTACCTGCCCGGCATCGCCTCGATGATCCTTTGGGCCATCGTGTCCCTCAGCCAAATGTTCGGAGACAACCGTTATGCTTGA
- a CDS encoding TRAP transporter large permease encodes MLDPITIGVVGLVILFVLLILRMPVGIAMILVGIGGTYVLSLALPYVRFVPYLRQFKTLLWENVASYDLSVVPLFVLMGYIAAEARLSSDLFKGLEALLSRLRGGVAMAAIAACGGFGAVCGSSLATAATMGKVALPELKALGYKDRLSAGALAAGGTLGILIPPSVALVIYAIIVEGSILKMFQAAVIPGLLAVLSFIAVIAILVRVDPSLAPEPRPMERDARNRALKRLLPVILIFGAIILGLGFGLFTPTPAASIGVFLIGAYGFALRGLTGEGLNWAGLKRALHATAITSGMIYLILFGAEVLKGFFTRTGLPQALSEWAATSGMDPMLVLVIMLGVFILLGCFMESLAMILVVVPFFWPTLIALNGGDYVTAEMAAFGMGNEELKIWFGILALIVVELGLITPPVGLNVFIISSLAKDTKMSTIFRGVLPFLGSEVIRVGLILMIPALTLTVPRLIGG; translated from the coding sequence ATGCTTGATCCCATCACCATTGGGGTCGTGGGCCTCGTCATCCTTTTTGTCCTTCTGATCCTGCGCATGCCGGTCGGCATCGCCATGATCCTCGTCGGCATCGGCGGCACCTATGTGCTGTCTCTGGCGCTCCCCTATGTTCGCTTCGTGCCCTATCTGCGGCAGTTCAAAACCCTGCTGTGGGAAAATGTCGCCAGCTACGACCTCTCTGTCGTCCCGCTGTTTGTGCTGATGGGCTACATCGCCGCCGAAGCCCGGCTGTCCAGCGACCTGTTCAAAGGGCTGGAAGCCTTGCTGTCACGGCTGCGCGGTGGTGTGGCCATGGCTGCGATCGCGGCCTGCGGTGGCTTCGGCGCCGTCTGTGGCTCCTCGCTGGCGACAGCTGCGACCATGGGAAAGGTGGCGCTGCCGGAACTCAAGGCCCTTGGCTACAAGGATCGTCTCTCGGCGGGCGCCTTGGCCGCAGGCGGCACACTCGGCATCCTGATCCCGCCGTCGGTGGCACTGGTGATCTATGCGATCATCGTCGAGGGCTCGATCCTCAAGATGTTTCAGGCGGCCGTGATCCCCGGTCTGCTGGCCGTTCTGTCCTTCATTGCCGTCATCGCCATTCTGGTCCGCGTGGACCCGTCGCTCGCGCCCGAGCCGCGCCCGATGGAACGCGACGCCCGCAACCGTGCCCTCAAACGCCTGCTGCCGGTGATCCTGATTTTCGGCGCGATCATCCTGGGGCTGGGCTTTGGCCTGTTCACACCGACGCCCGCCGCCTCCATCGGCGTCTTCCTGATCGGGGCCTATGGCTTTGCCCTGCGCGGTCTGACGGGTGAAGGACTGAACTGGGCCGGGCTCAAACGCGCCCTGCATGCCACCGCCATCACCTCGGGCATGATCTATCTGATCCTGTTTGGCGCCGAGGTACTCAAGGGCTTTTTCACCCGCACCGGGCTGCCGCAGGCCTTGTCGGAATGGGCCGCCACCTCTGGCATGGATCCGATGCTGGTGCTGGTGATCATGCTTGGGGTGTTCATCCTGCTGGGCTGTTTCATGGAAAGCCTCGCAATGATCCTCGTGGTGGTGCCTTTCTTCTGGCCAACGCTGATCGCACTGAACGGCGGCGATTATGTCACCGCTGAAATGGCCGCCTTTGGCATGGGCAACGAAGAGCTGAAAATCTGGTTCGGCATTCTGGCCCTCATCGTCGTGGAACTCGGGCTGATCACGCCGCCCGTGGGCCTCAACGTCTTCATCATCTCCTCGCTCGCCAAGGACACCAAGATGTCCACCATCTTCCGGGGCGTTCTGCCTTTCCTTGGCTCCGAGGTCATTCGTGTCGGCCTGATCCTGATGATCCCGGCACTCACTCTCACCGTTCCGCGCCTCATCGGCGGCTGA
- a CDS encoding MarR family transcriptional regulator, translated as MKLEIHNMAGHLIRRLNQISLSVFQERTKAAGFAITSVQFAAMNAIRANPGLDQASLAGLIAYDRATIGGVVDRLAGRGLVERAVCAHDRRAKTVTLSAAGEALLQELIPVVRGIQDDILAGLDPEERDEFLRLAAKIAEAGNHLSRAPLHLPRKE; from the coding sequence ATGAAGCTTGAGATTCACAATATGGCCGGCCATTTGATCCGGCGGCTGAACCAGATCTCGCTTTCGGTTTTTCAGGAACGCACAAAGGCGGCGGGATTCGCGATCACCTCGGTGCAATTCGCGGCCATGAACGCGATTCGGGCGAACCCCGGTCTCGATCAGGCCAGCCTTGCCGGGCTGATCGCCTATGACCGTGCGACCATCGGTGGCGTCGTGGATCGACTGGCGGGGCGCGGGTTGGTGGAACGGGCCGTCTGTGCCCATGATCGGCGCGCGAAAACAGTCACGCTCTCGGCGGCAGGCGAAGCTTTACTGCAAGAGCTAATCCCCGTTGTCCGGGGAATTCAGGATGACATTCTCGCCGGCCTTGATCCGGAGGAACGAGACGAATTCCTGCGTCTTGCTGCCAAAATCGCCGAGGCCGGAAACCATCTGAGTCGCGCCCCTTTGCATCTACCCCGCAAGGAATAA
- a CDS encoding TRAP transporter small permease: protein MAERLHNDHEQGDHTPLFKALRGVCLLAAGLGGAVIFLASIAVTLSVVMRNLGFGGIRGDFELVELACAACASLFLPLCQFNKGHVMVDLFTLWLKPVIQRRFDGVWTLVFAFGWAFLAWRLCIGLSEMHDYGDRTMLLRAPIWWVYLPAIFGAGLSALVAILQALPMLSGSFRGMEVR from the coding sequence ATGGCCGAACGGCTTCATAACGACCACGAACAGGGGGACCATACCCCCCTGTTTAAGGCCCTGCGCGGAGTGTGCCTTCTGGCCGCCGGGCTGGGCGGGGCAGTCATTTTTCTGGCCTCGATCGCGGTGACACTCTCTGTGGTGATGCGCAATTTGGGGTTCGGGGGTATCCGGGGTGATTTTGAACTGGTTGAGCTGGCCTGTGCCGCCTGCGCGTCGCTGTTCCTTCCGCTGTGCCAGTTCAACAAGGGACATGTGATGGTGGATCTCTTCACACTTTGGCTCAAGCCCGTGATCCAGCGCCGCTTCGATGGCGTCTGGACGCTGGTCTTTGCCTTTGGCTGGGCCTTCTTGGCCTGGCGCCTCTGCATTGGTCTGTCGGAGATGCATGACTACGGCGATCGCACCATGTTGCTGCGCGCACCGATCTGGTGGGTGTATCTGCCTGCGATCTTCGGGGCGGGGCTTTCCGCGCTGGTCGCGATCTTGCAGGCCTTGCCGATGCTGAGCGGGTCATTTCGCGGCATGGAGGTACGCTGA